One genomic segment of Salinigranum rubrum includes these proteins:
- a CDS encoding DUF7563 family protein, which yields MSHSGSIMHTCTNCNSFVTPDFVRVFGTEDDRVFGCPHCANMRELMQGLGARNPEENTSLS from the coding sequence GTGTCACACAGTGGTTCCATCATGCACACCTGCACCAACTGTAATTCGTTCGTTACGCCCGACTTCGTCCGCGTCTTCGGCACGGAGGACGACCGCGTGTTCGGTTGTCCCCACTGTGCGAACATGCGCGAACTGATGCAAGGACTCGGCGCCCGCAACCCGGAGGAGAACACGTCCCTCTCCTGA
- a CDS encoding PhzF family phenazine biosynthesis protein, translated as MTTACRTLLVDAFTDEPLTGNPAGVVPDAGDLTEDQMQAIARELGASETAFVRPSSEALHRVRYFTPSQEVDLCGHATVAAFSLLAREGALDPGTHEVATNVGTVGIDIETEAGDDAPLVWLTGREPTVELVDLDYARVGEALGIDPAALEDVGADLPPAVASTGLPWLCVPVNFLSHLGGAAPQADLVEALATEHDAAGVYAFTFDTLDSDSALHARAFAPGIGVTEDPVTGTAAAACAAYLRHVDVYDDEQGYADLRFEQGHFVDRPGLVRTRVTDDEDGPEVAVGGTATVALDGTLSVPAPEDDDIVVA; from the coding sequence ATGACCACCGCGTGTCGAACGCTCCTCGTCGACGCCTTCACCGACGAACCGCTCACGGGGAACCCCGCCGGTGTCGTGCCCGACGCCGGCGACCTCACGGAGGACCAGATGCAGGCCATCGCGCGCGAACTCGGCGCGAGCGAGACGGCGTTCGTCCGTCCCTCCTCGGAGGCGCTCCACCGCGTCCGGTACTTCACGCCCTCTCAGGAGGTCGACCTCTGCGGCCACGCGACCGTCGCCGCGTTCTCGCTTCTGGCGCGCGAGGGCGCACTCGACCCCGGCACGCACGAGGTGGCGACCAACGTCGGGACGGTCGGAATCGACATCGAGACCGAGGCTGGCGACGACGCCCCGCTCGTGTGGCTCACCGGTCGGGAGCCCACGGTCGAACTCGTCGACCTCGACTACGCTCGCGTCGGTGAGGCGCTCGGCATCGACCCGGCGGCGCTCGAAGACGTCGGCGCGGACCTCCCGCCCGCGGTGGCGTCGACCGGTCTGCCGTGGCTCTGTGTCCCCGTCAACTTCCTCTCCCACCTCGGCGGTGCAGCGCCGCAGGCTGACCTCGTCGAGGCCCTCGCGACCGAACACGACGCGGCCGGCGTCTACGCGTTCACGTTCGACACGCTCGATTCCGACTCCGCGCTCCACGCCCGGGCGTTCGCCCCGGGTATCGGCGTCACGGAGGACCCCGTGACCGGGACGGCCGCCGCCGCCTGCGCGGCGTATCTCCGCCACGTCGACGTCTACGACGACGAGCAGGGGTACGCCGACCTCCGATTCGAGCAGGGACACTTCGTCGACCGGCCCGGCCTCGTCCGCACGCGGGTCACCGACGACGAGGACGGCCCCGAGGTCGCCGTCGGCGGCACGGCGACGGTGGCGCTCGACGGGACGCTCTCCGTCCCTGCCCCCGAGGACGACGACATCGTCGTCGCCTGA
- a CDS encoding HD domain-containing protein, translated as MDALEAGFALKDERRTGWQLRGVDDPESVAAHTWGVSLLCLAFADEAGVDPDRALRLAVVHDLAEARTGDVPTRVDPSKQPLSAEEKERRERAAMAELARPFPPIEEAWEAYERRDTHVARFVKDMDLVDMCLQALAYERGERYAGEFDSEFAALDEFFATAEPRLSTDVGRRLFEETRARYEALRERGTDE; from the coding sequence ATCGACGCGCTCGAAGCGGGGTTCGCACTGAAGGACGAGCGGCGCACCGGCTGGCAACTCCGCGGTGTCGACGACCCCGAGTCGGTCGCCGCCCACACGTGGGGCGTGAGCCTGCTCTGTCTCGCGTTCGCCGACGAGGCCGGCGTCGACCCCGACCGCGCGCTCCGACTGGCGGTCGTCCACGATCTCGCGGAAGCGCGGACCGGCGACGTGCCCACCCGTGTCGACCCGAGCAAGCAACCACTCTCGGCCGAGGAGAAAGAGCGCCGCGAGCGGGCCGCGATGGCCGAACTGGCCCGTCCGTTTCCCCCAATCGAGGAGGCGTGGGAGGCGTACGAGCGCCGCGACACCCACGTCGCGCGGTTCGTCAAGGACATGGACCTCGTCGACATGTGTCTGCAGGCGCTGGCGTACGAGCGCGGCGAGCGGTACGCGGGCGAGTTCGACAGCGAGTTCGCGGCGCTCGACGAGTTCTTCGCCACCGCCGAACCGCGGCTCTCGACCGACGTCGGGCGGCGACTGTTCGAGGAGACTCGAGCGCGCTACGAGGCGCTCAGAGAGCGCGGGACGGACGAGTAA
- a CDS encoding phosphoribosyltransferase, whose product MGDLPEEFKCTITNWDYIYGLCRDVSDEVKTSEFEPDVIVALARGGWFAGRCICDFLGLDDLTSLKMEHYVGTAQKSGEPEVRYPMPEGSVAGKDVLIIDDIADTGGSIERAHEYVHEREPSAVRTATLQLLGTSEFDPDYVGERLDEWAWVVYPWNFIEDMIDLVSGVMEKADEETFETDDVRHHLSSYHRIDRIEMEIAQPGRLPEVMTEMERRGVVESADGSAWRLVGEE is encoded by the coding sequence ATGGGTGATCTCCCCGAGGAGTTCAAGTGTACGATCACGAACTGGGACTACATCTACGGCCTCTGTCGGGACGTCTCCGACGAGGTGAAAACGTCCGAGTTCGAGCCGGACGTCATCGTCGCGCTCGCGCGTGGCGGCTGGTTCGCGGGCCGGTGTATCTGTGACTTTCTGGGACTCGACGACCTGACGAGCCTGAAGATGGAGCACTACGTCGGAACCGCGCAGAAGTCGGGCGAACCCGAGGTTCGGTACCCGATGCCGGAGGGGAGCGTCGCCGGAAAGGACGTCCTCATCATCGACGACATCGCCGACACCGGCGGCTCCATCGAGCGCGCTCACGAGTACGTCCACGAGCGCGAACCGAGCGCCGTCCGGACGGCCACCCTTCAGCTACTGGGCACGAGCGAGTTCGACCCCGACTACGTCGGCGAGCGCCTCGACGAGTGGGCGTGGGTGGTCTACCCGTGGAACTTCATCGAGGACATGATCGACCTCGTCTCGGGCGTGATGGAGAAGGCCGACGAGGAGACGTTCGAGACCGACGACGTTCGCCACCACCTCTCGTCGTACCACCGGATCGACCGCATCGAGATGGAGATCGCCCAGCCGGGCCGCCTCCCGGAAGTGATGACCGAGATGGAACGGCGCGGCGTCGTCGAGAGCGCGGACGGGTCCGCCTGGCGACTGGTCGGAGAGGAGTGA
- a CDS encoding archaellin/type IV pilin N-terminal domain-containing protein has translation MSILGRWLRWRGADRGTTSVVGSLMTVVIVFVVAGSVGLAGLTLGEEVTTSVSDPAPIPHIDVEPTLDGADNHGVAYLRLVHEVGDRVDGQSILIRDSDGNTVTWSDIYEGDRYMRGGESIHLDGYGPSDGHLNCLAEGETYILVWQASNGDSFVIDRITLDQSPPASSLDECRDGWPPG, from the coding sequence ATGAGTATACTCGGGAGATGGCTCCGGTGGCGGGGGGCGGACCGCGGCACGACGTCCGTCGTCGGGTCGTTGATGACCGTAGTAATCGTGTTCGTGGTGGCCGGGTCGGTCGGCCTCGCGGGGCTGACTCTCGGGGAGGAAGTCACGACGAGCGTCTCCGACCCCGCGCCCATCCCCCACATCGACGTCGAACCGACGCTCGACGGCGCCGACAACCACGGCGTGGCGTATCTCCGTCTCGTCCACGAGGTGGGCGACCGGGTCGACGGCCAGTCGATACTGATCCGCGACAGCGACGGCAACACGGTGACCTGGTCGGACATCTACGAGGGCGACCGGTACATGCGCGGCGGCGAGAGCATCCACCTGGACGGCTACGGCCCCTCGGACGGCCATCTGAACTGCCTCGCGGAGGGTGAGACGTACATCCTCGTCTGGCAGGCGTCGAACGGCGACAGTTTCGTCATCGACCGGATCACGCTCGATCAGTCCCCGCCGGCGTCCTCGCTGGACGAGTGTCGGGACGGCTGGCCGCCGGGGTGA